A stretch of Schistocerca nitens isolate TAMUIC-IGC-003100 chromosome 6, iqSchNite1.1, whole genome shotgun sequence DNA encodes these proteins:
- the LOC126263046 gene encoding ejaculatory bulb-specific protein 3-like, with translation MNRHVALLLCASLALVAVAEEKYPATFDSLDLKELLSDETRVQDAMRCLLEEGDGACRPAGKALKEVLPEIVRTDCAKCTETQHKKIGGFFGEISRRHPDLMKKLLDKYDPSGEYRKKHAESWAEHGIQL, from the exons ATGAACCGTCACGTAGCTCTGCTCCTCTGCGCCTCCTTGGCGCTAGTCGCGGTCGCCGAG GAGAAGTACCCGGCCACGTTCGACAGCCTGGACCTGAAGGAGCTGCTGTCGGATGAAACTCGAGTCCAGGATGCGATGCGCTGCCTGCTGGAAGAAGGAGACGGAGCGTGCAGACCCGCCGGGAAGGCGCTCAAGG AGGTGCTGCCCGAAATAGTGCGTACAGACTGCGCCAAGTGCACTGAGACACAGCACAAGAAGATCGGAGGTTTCTTCGGAGAGATTTCGCGCCGCCACCCAGACCTCATGAAGAAGCTGCTGGACAAGTACGACCCATCTGGAGAATATAGGAAGAAGCACGCCGAGTCCTGGGCCGAGCACGGCATCCAGCTCTAG